A region from the Streptomyces tsukubensis genome encodes:
- a CDS encoding cytochrome P450 family protein, giving the protein MSVTAAPSPSLVIDPFVRDLNGETAYLRESGPFVRIDLLGAPAWTVTEHSVARGLLTDARLVKDINRWKLWQSGEIDRQWPLVGMIDTGRSMFSVDGAEHRRLRAKTAQAITARRVESLRPVVESITAELLDALPGHADADGRVDLKPHFAQPLPMSVVCNLMGVPDESIPRQMRLWKAFFSLLTPQDERLAAVDELTEIFTELVREKSAAPGDDLTSALILADEGGEPLTQLEVMGNLKDMIGAGHETTVGLVLNAVRALLTHPDQLELVRSGQIPWETVVEEVLRWDPPTTHLLMRFATEDIDVDGFVIGQGEGVVISYRAIGRDRDRHGAEADAFDITRATPIRHMTFGHGPHMCPGAALSRLEAHIALPALFARFPDLRLAVPADELRNMPVMTQNDLESFPILLNG; this is encoded by the coding sequence ATGAGCGTTACGGCCGCCCCCTCCCCGTCCCTGGTGATCGACCCCTTCGTCCGCGACCTGAACGGCGAGACCGCCTATCTCCGCGAGTCGGGCCCCTTCGTCCGGATCGACCTGCTGGGCGCGCCCGCCTGGACCGTCACCGAGCACAGCGTGGCCCGCGGGCTGCTCACGGACGCCCGGCTGGTCAAGGACATCAACCGCTGGAAGCTCTGGCAGTCCGGGGAGATCGACCGGCAGTGGCCGCTGGTCGGCATGATCGACACCGGGCGTTCGATGTTCTCGGTGGACGGCGCCGAGCACCGGCGGCTGCGGGCGAAGACGGCCCAGGCGATCACCGCGCGCCGGGTGGAGTCGCTGCGTCCCGTGGTGGAGTCCATCACCGCGGAACTCCTCGACGCCCTCCCCGGCCATGCGGACGCCGACGGCCGCGTCGACCTCAAACCGCATTTCGCCCAGCCGCTGCCGATGAGCGTCGTCTGCAATCTGATGGGCGTCCCGGACGAGTCGATCCCGCGCCAGATGCGGCTCTGGAAGGCCTTCTTCTCCCTCCTCACCCCGCAGGACGAGCGGCTGGCCGCCGTCGACGAGCTGACGGAGATCTTCACGGAGCTGGTACGGGAGAAGAGCGCGGCCCCCGGCGACGATCTCACCAGTGCCCTGATCCTGGCCGACGAGGGCGGCGAGCCGCTCACCCAGCTGGAGGTGATGGGCAACCTCAAGGACATGATCGGCGCGGGCCACGAGACGACGGTCGGCCTGGTCCTCAATGCGGTACGGGCCCTGCTGACCCACCCCGACCAGCTCGAACTGGTCCGCTCGGGGCAGATCCCGTGGGAGACGGTGGTCGAGGAGGTCCTGCGCTGGGACCCGCCGACCACCCACCTCCTGATGCGCTTCGCCACCGAGGACATCGACGTCGACGGCTTCGTCATCGGGCAGGGCGAGGGCGTGGTGATCTCGTACCGGGCGATCGGCCGCGACCGGGACCGCCACGGCGCGGAGGCGGACGCGTTCGACATCACCCGCGCCACGCCCATCCGCCATATGACCTTCGGCCACGGCCCCCATATGTGCCCGGGCGCGGCCCTCTCCCGGCTGGAGGCCCATATCGCCCTCCCGGCGCTCTTCGCCCGCTTCCCGGATCTGCGGCTGGCGGTCCCGGCGGACGAGCTGCGCAATATGCCGGTGATGACCCAGAACGACCTGGAGTCGTTCCCGATCCTGCTGAACGGCTGA
- a CDS encoding cytochrome P450: protein MTTPEPARESRCPAHPAGTAPVSLSGPRFHTEPHQLYREMRREHGPVVPVELPGGIPAWLIVNYHEMHQVTSDPELFPRDVSLWNQWPNIPDDWPLLPMIQKPQPSIYFTAGEAHRRHASLVVPALESVDPFELRYTCEQLSDRLIDAFCSRGEADLVSEFAKPLPVLALARLLGYTDPEGTAVARALGELVDGGEGAMRAHQDYLALNHQLIKNKRVEPGDDITSWMLAQDGFTEEEVALNVKDVMGAAFVTTADWIGNSIRLMLTDDRFAAALGGGRHSVGQAMNEVLWEDTPTQILAGRWAARDTLLAGQQIRAGDLVMLGLAAANADPLIQQQFAPSQGGNSAHFSFSHGEYRCPLPAQEIAEIIARTAIEVLLDRLPDVDLAVPAQTLVRRPSTFLRGMTAIPVRFTPIRPTGDQL, encoded by the coding sequence ATGACCACCCCCGAACCCGCCCGGGAGAGCCGTTGCCCCGCGCATCCGGCCGGCACTGCCCCGGTCTCGCTGAGCGGCCCCCGCTTCCACACCGAACCGCACCAGCTCTACCGCGAGATGCGGCGCGAGCACGGGCCGGTCGTCCCGGTCGAGCTGCCGGGCGGGATCCCGGCGTGGCTGATCGTGAACTACCACGAGATGCACCAGGTCACCAGTGACCCGGAGCTGTTCCCGCGCGATGTGAGCCTGTGGAACCAGTGGCCGAACATCCCGGACGACTGGCCGCTGCTGCCGATGATCCAGAAGCCCCAGCCGTCGATCTACTTCACGGCGGGCGAGGCCCACCGGCGGCATGCCTCGCTGGTGGTGCCGGCGCTGGAGAGCGTGGACCCGTTCGAGCTGCGGTACACCTGCGAGCAGCTGTCGGACCGGCTGATCGACGCGTTCTGCTCGCGCGGCGAGGCGGATCTGGTGTCGGAGTTCGCCAAACCGCTGCCGGTCCTCGCGCTGGCCCGGCTCCTCGGCTACACGGACCCCGAGGGGACCGCGGTGGCCCGGGCGCTGGGCGAGCTGGTGGACGGCGGCGAGGGCGCCATGCGCGCCCACCAGGACTATCTGGCGCTCAACCACCAGCTCATCAAGAACAAGCGGGTGGAGCCGGGCGACGACATCACCTCGTGGATGCTGGCGCAGGACGGTTTCACCGAGGAGGAGGTGGCGCTCAACGTCAAGGACGTCATGGGCGCCGCGTTCGTCACCACCGCCGACTGGATCGGGAACTCCATCCGGCTGATGCTCACCGACGACCGGTTCGCCGCGGCGCTCGGCGGCGGGCGGCACAGCGTCGGCCAGGCGATGAACGAGGTGCTGTGGGAGGACACCCCCACCCAGATCCTCGCGGGCCGCTGGGCGGCCCGGGACACCCTGCTCGCCGGACAGCAGATCCGCGCGGGCGACCTGGTGATGCTCGGACTGGCCGCGGCCAACGCGGACCCGCTGATCCAGCAGCAGTTCGCGCCCTCGCAGGGCGGCAACAGCGCGCACTTCTCCTTCAGCCACGGCGAGTACCGCTGCCCCTTGCCCGCCCAGGAGATCGCGGAGATCATCGCCCGTACCGCCATCGAGGTGCTGCTGGACCGGCTGCCCGACGTCGATCTCGCCGTACCCGCGCAGACCCTGGTCCGCCGCCCCTCCACGTTCCTCCGCGGAATGACGGCGATCCCCGTCCGGTTCACGCCCATCCGTCCCACTGGAGACCAGCTATGA
- a CDS encoding GTP-binding protein: MDSANSDLAEARPASSRTPLSSTADNGLKIVIVGGFGVGKTTMVRSVSDIRPLNTEETMTLASRDVDDLRAVPQKSATTVAFDFGRISLDERTVLYLFGAPGQERFWFLWDRLFSGTLGAVVLVDTRRLADSWYAIDRLEHHGTPFIVARNDFGGPPHSAEQLREALDLDPHIPLIDCDARSRSSSKKVLIALVEHLQALVGTPETA; encoded by the coding sequence TTGGACTCCGCGAACTCTGACCTCGCCGAAGCGCGACCGGCCTCGTCCCGTACCCCGCTGAGCAGTACGGCCGACAACGGACTGAAGATCGTCATCGTCGGCGGCTTCGGCGTGGGCAAGACCACCATGGTCCGCTCGGTCAGCGATATCCGTCCGCTGAACACCGAGGAGACGATGACCCTGGCGAGCCGGGACGTCGACGATCTGCGGGCCGTACCGCAGAAGTCGGCCACCACCGTCGCCTTCGACTTCGGCCGGATCAGCCTCGACGAGCGCACCGTGCTCTATCTGTTCGGCGCCCCCGGGCAGGAGCGGTTCTGGTTCCTGTGGGACCGGCTGTTCAGCGGCACCCTCGGCGCGGTCGTCCTGGTCGACACCCGGCGGCTGGCCGATTCCTGGTACGCGATCGACCGGCTGGAGCACCACGGGACCCCGTTCATCGTGGCCCGTAACGACTTCGGCGGTCCGCCGCACTCGGCGGAGCAGCTCCGGGAGGCGCTCGACCTCGATCCGCACATACCGCTGATCGACTGCGACGCCCGCTCCCGCTCTTCCAGCAAGAAGGTGCTGATCGCCCTGGTCGAGCATCTGCAAGCACTCGTCGGCACTCCGGAGACGGCCTGA
- a CDS encoding DUF742 domain-containing protein encodes MIRSARDENPDRLYTLTGGRSRPSRNDFDLVTLIVAECEPARGMQSEHSAILRLCPLPVAVVEIAAELRLPVSITKILLSDLLDAGRITVRHPRTLAGPARLPDHATLEKVLVGLREL; translated from the coding sequence GTGATCCGCTCCGCCCGGGACGAGAACCCGGACCGTCTGTACACCCTGACCGGCGGCCGCAGCCGCCCCAGCCGGAACGATTTCGACCTGGTGACGCTGATCGTCGCCGAATGCGAACCGGCCCGGGGCATGCAGTCGGAGCACTCCGCGATCCTGCGGCTCTGCCCGCTGCCGGTCGCGGTCGTGGAGATCGCGGCCGAGCTGCGCTTACCGGTCAGCATCACCAAGATCCTGCTCTCCGATCTGCTGGACGCGGGCCGGATCACCGTCCGCCATCCGCGCACCCTGGCGGGCCCGGCGCGGCTTCCCGATCACGCCACCCTGGAGAAGGTGCTCGTTGGACTCCGCGAACTCTGA
- a CDS encoding roadblock/LC7 domain-containing protein, with protein sequence MTASATGAAGLGWLLEGLLERTPGARHALVLSRDGLKLCHTADLSADRADQLSAISAGIQSLSHGASVEFGDGSGGVRQSMTEFYGGILFIAEAGEGSHVAVIAAEDADAGLVGHNMLELVEQLGEHLSAPPRSAEHVPAQ encoded by the coding sequence ATGACCGCATCAGCCACCGGCGCGGCTGGCCTCGGCTGGCTGCTGGAAGGACTGCTGGAACGCACGCCCGGCGCACGGCACGCGCTCGTGCTCTCCCGGGACGGCCTGAAGCTCTGCCACACCGCCGATCTCTCGGCGGACCGCGCCGACCAGCTGTCGGCGATCTCCGCCGGCATCCAGAGCCTCTCCCACGGCGCGTCCGTGGAGTTCGGCGACGGTTCCGGCGGCGTCCGCCAGTCCATGACCGAGTTCTACGGCGGCATCCTCTTCATCGCCGAGGCGGGCGAAGGCAGCCATGTGGCGGTGATCGCCGCCGAGGACGCGGACGCCGGGCTGGTCGGCCACAACATGCTCGAACTGGTCGAGCAGCTCGGCGAGCACCTCAGCGCCCCGCCCCGGTCCGCCGAACACGTCCCGGCGCAGTGA
- a CDS encoding sensor histidine kinase — protein sequence MALSGAGGVIVVAALLLSTAVAVALVYRNRARRAGARATDLAAAADRFADQTVPALMTAIRQGARAGSALAAVPAPDSPAYQRVLRQIADEADRSERRRIAAVGEAGLGEKRRAAAMAACANAAGRMQAMTTGMLADLREMEHRHDDEDVLADLLHLDHRTAQAGRLADSIAVLSGARSGRRWAKPIPMESILRGAMGRVAGYQRVRIRSVADIAVAGHAAEGVMHVLAELLDNACNFSPPTTDVHGYVAEVPAGAVITVEDSGLVMGETALRRAERAVSGESGDLSTLTGTRLGLAVVGRLARKHGLTVSFRPSAIGGTGVVVMIPQELITRSRPDEPQIPAGLRRTPAATRTTTPARGGSARSADFGALPGGRTREEHDFAPATDPGAVTAPVAELPKRRRGRTLAATHPDGLPSSAAPRDGGGTNRPQSAGAGARFGAFRRAVTGQEQHTGPGAGATTPPSTPLSEDDR from the coding sequence ATGGCCTTGTCCGGCGCAGGCGGCGTCATCGTCGTTGCCGCCCTTTTACTGTCCACCGCAGTCGCGGTGGCACTCGTGTACCGGAACCGGGCCCGTCGCGCCGGCGCCCGTGCCACCGATCTCGCAGCAGCAGCCGACCGGTTCGCCGACCAGACGGTGCCCGCACTGATGACCGCCATCCGCCAGGGTGCCCGGGCGGGCTCGGCGCTCGCCGCCGTACCCGCCCCGGACAGCCCCGCCTACCAGCGGGTGCTGCGCCAGATCGCCGACGAGGCCGACCGCAGCGAGCGGCGCCGGATCGCCGCCGTCGGGGAGGCCGGACTCGGTGAGAAGCGGCGCGCGGCGGCCATGGCGGCCTGTGCCAACGCGGCGGGCCGGATGCAGGCCATGACCACCGGCATGCTCGCGGACCTCCGCGAGATGGAGCACCGCCACGACGACGAGGACGTCCTCGCGGACCTCCTCCACCTCGACCACCGCACCGCCCAGGCGGGCCGGCTCGCGGACAGCATCGCCGTCCTCTCCGGCGCCCGCTCCGGGCGGCGCTGGGCCAAGCCCATCCCCATGGAGTCGATCCTGCGGGGCGCCATGGGCCGGGTCGCCGGCTATCAGCGGGTCCGGATCCGCTCGGTCGCTGACATCGCTGTCGCGGGCCACGCGGCCGAGGGCGTCATGCACGTCCTGGCCGAACTTCTCGACAACGCCTGCAACTTCTCCCCGCCCACCACCGATGTCCACGGCTATGTCGCGGAGGTCCCGGCCGGAGCCGTGATCACCGTCGAGGACAGCGGTCTGGTGATGGGCGAGACGGCCCTGCGCCGCGCCGAGCGCGCGGTCTCCGGCGAGTCCGGCGACCTGTCCACGCTCACCGGCACCCGCCTCGGCCTCGCCGTCGTGGGCCGGCTGGCCCGCAAGCACGGGCTCACGGTCTCGTTCCGGCCGTCGGCCATCGGCGGCACCGGGGTGGTCGTGATGATCCCCCAGGAGCTGATCACCCGCAGCCGCCCGGACGAACCGCAGATCCCGGCAGGGCTGCGGCGCACCCCGGCGGCGACCCGCACCACCACCCCCGCGCGCGGCGGCTCCGCCCGCTCCGCGGACTTCGGCGCGCTCCCGGGCGGGCGGACCCGGGAGGAGCACGACTTCGCCCCGGCCACCGACCCCGGCGCCGTCACGGCGCCCGTGGCCGAGCTGCCCAAGCGGCGGCGCGGACGCACCCTGGCCGCCACCCACCCCGACGGGCTGCCCAGCTCCGCGGCACCGCGCGACGGCGGCGGCACGAACCGCCCGCAGTCCGCGGGCGCCGGAGCCCGGTTCGGCGCCTTCCGGCGTGCGGTGACCGGCCAGGAACAGCACACCGGCCCCGGCGCCGGTGCGACCACACCCCCCTCGACCCCCCTTTCGGAGGACGACCGATGA
- a CDS encoding M14 family metallopeptidase, with amino-acid sequence MRLRIRGSGRGRRNAAVTALLAIALTAPFTASAAPPDPKADKAAAAAAAAETITQYQVADVTGAAARTRLAATGVAIDEVDARAVVVSATPAQAKKLRALGYGLTALPGPGARAAAGADVRALDFPPADSRFHNYAEMTAAIDQRVAANPNIMSKRVIGRTYQGRDIVAIKISDNVNTDENEPEVLFTSQQHAREHLTVEMALYLLREFAEDYGTDSRITNAINGREIWVIPSINPDGSEYDIATGSYRMWRKNRQPNTGSTAVGTDLNRNWNYRWGCCGGSSTSPSSETYRGRAAESAPEVKVVADFVRTRVVGGVQQIKTGIDFHTYSELVLWPYGYTYSDTGPGMTQDDRNAFAAVGQKMAASNGFTPQQSSDLYITDGSIDDWLWGDQRIFGYTFELFPRTASGGGFYPPDEVIERETSRNRDAVLQLLENSDCMYRSIGKEAQYC; translated from the coding sequence ATGCGCCTACGCATACGTGGCAGCGGCCGTGGCAGACGGAACGCCGCGGTCACCGCCCTGCTGGCCATCGCGCTGACCGCGCCCTTCACCGCAAGCGCCGCACCACCCGACCCCAAGGCGGACAAGGCGGCGGCCGCCGCGGCGGCCGCGGAGACCATCACCCAGTACCAGGTCGCCGACGTCACCGGAGCTGCGGCGCGCACCAGGCTCGCCGCGACCGGTGTGGCGATCGACGAGGTCGACGCCCGTGCGGTCGTCGTCAGCGCCACCCCGGCCCAGGCGAAGAAGCTCCGCGCCCTCGGGTACGGGCTGACCGCGCTGCCGGGTCCCGGCGCCCGGGCGGCCGCCGGGGCCGATGTCCGCGCCCTCGACTTCCCGCCCGCCGACTCCCGCTTCCACAACTACGCGGAGATGACGGCGGCGATCGACCAGCGCGTCGCCGCCAACCCGAACATCATGAGCAAGCGGGTGATCGGCCGGACCTACCAGGGCCGTGACATCGTCGCCATCAAGATCAGCGACAACGTCAACACCGACGAGAACGAGCCCGAGGTGCTGTTCACCTCGCAGCAGCACGCGCGCGAGCACCTCACCGTCGAGATGGCGCTCTATCTGCTGCGCGAGTTCGCCGAGGACTACGGCACCGACTCCCGGATCACCAACGCGATCAACGGGCGCGAGATCTGGGTGATCCCGAGCATCAACCCCGACGGCAGCGAGTACGACATCGCCACCGGCAGCTACCGCATGTGGCGCAAGAACCGGCAGCCCAACACCGGCTCCACGGCGGTCGGCACCGACCTCAACCGCAACTGGAACTACCGCTGGGGCTGCTGCGGCGGCTCCTCCACCAGCCCCTCGTCCGAGACCTACCGCGGCCGGGCCGCGGAGTCCGCGCCCGAGGTGAAGGTCGTCGCCGACTTCGTGCGCACCCGGGTCGTCGGCGGGGTGCAGCAGATCAAAACCGGTATCGACTTCCACACCTACAGCGAGCTGGTGCTCTGGCCGTACGGCTACACCTACTCCGACACCGGTCCCGGGATGACCCAGGACGACCGCAACGCCTTCGCGGCCGTCGGCCAGAAGATGGCGGCCAGCAACGGCTTCACCCCGCAGCAGTCCAGCGATCTGTACATCACCGACGGGTCGATCGACGACTGGCTCTGGGGCGACCAGCGGATCTTCGGCTACACCTTCGAGCTGTTCCCGCGGACCGCTTCGGGCGGTGGTTTCTACCCGCCCGACGAGGTGATCGAACGGGAGACCAGCCGGAACCGGGACGCCGTACTGCAACTGCTGGAGAACTCGGACTGTATGTACCGGTCCATCGGCAAGGAGGCGCAGTACTGCTGA